One window of Azospirillaceae bacterium genomic DNA carries:
- a CDS encoding LysR family transcriptional regulator: protein MVEHPYASGLSPVKSTKPPTETSTLEWDDVRLFLAIARAGTLSAAAPRLNLTQPTAGRRLKALEGRLGITLFQRTPAGFRLTDDGEVMLQYADRMEAEALALERRLVGDGRGLEGLLRLSSSEWFGRQILAPALAGFSIRHPKVTVELVVDSRLFDLNRRDADLVFRFLPFDGPDIVQRRFMTVPYGLYAAPAYLERRGMPRGDGAGHSLIAMDSQLSTQADVAWLRRHFPEAGFALRSNSRDVQAAACAAGAGLAVLPRAVAVGHPLVEVDLGEPPPAREVWLGYHRDLRRLARLRALLDHLVA, encoded by the coding sequence ATGGTCGAACACCCCTACGCCAGCGGTCTTTCCCCCGTGAAGTCCACCAAGCCCCCCACCGAGACCTCGACCCTGGAATGGGATGATGTGCGCCTGTTCCTGGCCATCGCCCGGGCCGGTACCTTGAGTGCCGCCGCCCCCCGCCTGAACCTGACGCAGCCCACGGCCGGCCGGCGCCTGAAGGCGCTGGAGGGGCGGCTGGGCATCACCCTGTTCCAGCGCACGCCGGCGGGATTCCGCCTGACCGACGACGGCGAGGTCATGCTGCAATACGCCGACCGGATGGAGGCCGAGGCGCTGGCCCTGGAGCGGCGGCTGGTGGGGGATGGACGGGGGCTGGAGGGGCTGTTGCGCCTGTCCTCATCGGAATGGTTCGGGCGCCAGATCCTGGCCCCGGCCCTGGCCGGCTTTTCCATCCGGCACCCCAAGGTGACGGTGGAACTGGTGGTCGATTCCCGCCTGTTCGACCTGAACCGCCGCGACGCCGACCTGGTGTTCCGTTTCCTGCCCTTCGACGGGCCGGACATCGTGCAGCGGCGGTTCATGACCGTGCCCTACGGCCTGTACGCCGCCCCGGCCTATCTTGAGCGGCGGGGGATGCCCCGGGGCGATGGCGCCGGCCACAGCCTGATCGCCATGGACAGCCAGTTGAGCACCCAGGCCGACGTCGCCTGGCTGCGCCGCCATTTTCCCGAGGCGGGTTTCGCCCTGCGCAGCAACAGCCGCGACGTGCAGGCGGCGGCCTGCGCCGCCGGGGCCGGCCTGGCCGTCCTGCCCCGCGCGGTGGCGGTGGGCCACCCGCTGGTCGAGGTGGACCTGGGCGAGCCGCCGCCGGCGCGGGAGGTCTGGCTGGGTTATCACCGCGACCTGCGCCGCCTGGCCCGCCTCAGGGCCCTGCTGGACCATCTGGTGGCTTAA
- a CDS encoding putative quinol monooxygenase, whose translation MTTTVSPDQIQLVAYLTAKPGREQALADAMAALVPLVLAEPGCIAYTAHISRTDPATVVMYEVWADQAALDVHAKGANLASLAARFDELLGAPLRLEPLRRIA comes from the coding sequence ATGACGACGACCGTTTCCCCCGACCAGATCCAGCTTGTCGCCTACCTGACGGCGAAGCCCGGCCGGGAACAGGCGCTGGCCGACGCCATGGCCGCCCTGGTGCCGCTGGTGCTGGCGGAGCCGGGCTGCATCGCCTACACCGCCCACATCAGCCGCACCGACCCCGCCACCGTGGTGATGTATGAGGTCTGGGCCGACCAGGCCGCCCTGGATGTTCACGCCAAGGGCGCCAACCTGGCCAGTCTGGCCGCCCGGTTCGACGAATTGCTGGGCGCGCCCCTGCGCCTGGAGCCCCTGCGCCGCATCGCCTGA
- a CDS encoding zinc-binding alcohol dehydrogenase family protein — translation MKAIGYYTPGPIDRADALVDLDIPAPTPGPRDLLVRIKAVSVNPVDTKVRAGAQPAEGQARILGWDAAGIVEAVGPEVTLFKVGDEVFYAGDLSHPGTNAELHAVDERIVALKPRTLSWAQAAALPLTAITAWELLFDRLRVPYGRKRAGGSILILNGAGGVGSILIQLARRLTGLTVIATASRPETIVWARDMGAHHVIDHHQPLDRELIRIGIPEVEYLAGLTGSDRQLPYLPTIMAPQGHVALIDDPKSFDIVPLKRKSITVAWELMFTRSLFGTADMVEQHKLLQEVAHLVDTGVLKTTLTHETGPINAATLKAVHAIVESGTAIGKTVLTGF, via the coding sequence ATGAAAGCCATCGGCTATTACACCCCCGGCCCCATCGACCGCGCCGACGCCCTGGTCGACCTCGACATACCCGCCCCGACGCCGGGCCCGCGCGACCTGCTGGTGCGGATCAAGGCGGTGTCGGTCAACCCGGTGGACACCAAGGTTCGCGCCGGCGCCCAGCCGGCGGAAGGCCAGGCCCGCATCCTGGGCTGGGACGCCGCCGGCATCGTCGAGGCTGTCGGGCCGGAAGTGACGCTGTTCAAGGTGGGGGATGAGGTCTTCTACGCCGGCGACCTCAGCCACCCCGGCACCAACGCCGAACTGCACGCGGTGGACGAACGCATCGTGGCGCTGAAGCCGCGCACCCTGTCCTGGGCCCAGGCCGCGGCCCTGCCCCTGACCGCGATCACCGCCTGGGAACTGCTGTTCGACCGCCTGCGCGTGCCCTACGGCCGCAAGCGGGCGGGCGGGTCCATCCTGATCCTCAACGGGGCCGGCGGTGTCGGCTCCATCCTCATCCAGCTGGCGCGCCGCCTGACGGGCCTGACGGTCATCGCCACCGCCTCGCGGCCTGAGACCATCGTCTGGGCGCGGGACATGGGCGCCCACCATGTCATCGACCACCACCAGCCGCTGGACCGGGAACTGATCCGCATCGGCATTCCGGAGGTGGAGTACCTGGCCGGCCTGACGGGATCGGACAGGCAGCTGCCCTACCTGCCCACCATCATGGCGCCCCAGGGCCACGTGGCCCTGATCGACGACCCGAAATCCTTCGACATCGTGCCGCTGAAGCGCAAGTCCATCACCGTGGCGTGGGAACTGATGTTCACCCGGTCGCTGTTCGGGACCGCCGACATGGTCGAGCAGCACAAGCTGTTGCAGGAGGTGGCGCATCTGGTGGACACGGGCGTGCTGAAGACCACGCTGACCCATGAGACCGGCCCCATCAACGCCGCCACCCTGAAGGCCGTCCACGCCATCGTGGAAAGCGGCACCGCCATCGGCAAGACGGTGCTGACGGGGTTCTGA
- the tehA gene encoding dicarboxylate transporter/tellurite-resistance protein TehA encodes MALVRIPAAYFGSVLGLAGLGGAWRWAHLAWGLPAVVGEGLMLLASVVWLALLVLYAAKWLVDRAAAMEEARHPVQCCFIGLVGVATMLVAGAAVPHAPRVAEGLLIAGAAFTLAFAVWRTGGLWQGERDEGATTPVLYLPAVAGSFVTAVVAAALGRADWARLAFGAGVFAWLAIESVLLRRLYNGPALPPPLRPTLGIQLAPPVVGAVAYLGVNGGRPDLVAYMLVGYGLLQALVLLRLAPWILKQPFGPGYWAFTFGATALAAAPLRMVAAGDQGPMAVLAPILFAGANLLVGIVALGSVYLVGRRVFSRPIA; translated from the coding sequence ATGGCATTGGTGAGAATTCCGGCGGCGTATTTCGGCAGCGTGCTGGGCCTGGCCGGCCTGGGCGGCGCCTGGCGGTGGGCGCATTTGGCCTGGGGCCTGCCGGCGGTGGTGGGCGAAGGGCTGATGCTGCTGGCCTCTGTGGTGTGGCTGGCCCTGCTGGTGCTGTATGCCGCCAAATGGCTGGTCGACCGCGCCGCCGCGATGGAGGAGGCGCGCCACCCCGTGCAGTGCTGTTTCATCGGCCTGGTGGGCGTCGCCACGATGCTGGTGGCCGGGGCCGCCGTCCCGCATGCGCCCCGGGTGGCGGAAGGCCTGCTGATCGCCGGTGCCGCCTTCACCCTGGCCTTCGCCGTCTGGCGCACCGGCGGGCTGTGGCAGGGTGAACGGGATGAGGGTGCGACCACGCCCGTGCTGTACCTGCCGGCGGTGGCGGGATCCTTCGTCACGGCGGTGGTCGCCGCCGCGCTGGGCCGTGCCGATTGGGCGCGGCTGGCGTTCGGCGCCGGGGTGTTCGCCTGGCTGGCCATCGAATCCGTGCTGCTGCGCCGTCTGTACAACGGCCCCGCCCTGCCGCCCCCCTTGCGCCCCACCCTGGGCATCCAGCTGGCGCCGCCGGTGGTGGGCGCCGTCGCCTATCTGGGCGTCAATGGCGGCCGGCCCGATTTGGTCGCCTACATGCTGGTGGGGTATGGACTGTTGCAGGCCCTGGTCCTGCTGCGCCTGGCGCCCTGGATTCTGAAACAGCCGTTCGGGCCCGGCTATTGGGCCTTCACCTTTGGCGCCACCGCCCTGGCGGCCGCCCCCTTGCGTATGGTCGCGGCGGGGGACCAGGGCCCCATGGCCGTCCTGGCGCCCATCCTGTTCGCGGGTGCCAACCTGCTGGTGGGTATTGTGGCGCTGGGGTCGGTTTATCTGGTTGGCCGGCGGGTATTCTCCCGACCGATTGCCTGA
- a CDS encoding efflux transporter outer membrane subunit has product MAGACNLAPDYKPPVVDAGNAFKETGPQESGPWQKAGVAVPATGKWWDLFGDAVLSGLEDRIEAGNPSLASAVARYTQATAIVTRDRANLLPTVDMAAQAGRSRVSARRPLSTGSAETYNNYIVGPSLSYELDLFGGVHNGVVAAEASADAAQSDVAAVRLGLQAQLASVYFDLRELDARTTLLTDTVTAYQRAFDLTSTRHDQGGASGIDVARSEAQLATAQAELDAVVALRAGDEHAIAILLGDVPAHFTLAASNDRLSPPQIPTAVPSTLLERRPDVAAAERRVAAANAQIGVARAAQYPNITLGLSGGYQSTYGNLFQTANNYWSLGPLSATMPLFDGGATEAGVRISKAQYDQAVADYRQTVLTAFREVEDDLATARQLVSQERNQTRAATAADHARDLALTRYQDGASDYLEVVTAQTAALDAERALLDVRSQRLRLATDTVRALGGLYQPTAAEVQGAVQ; this is encoded by the coding sequence TTGGCCGGGGCCTGCAACCTGGCACCGGACTACAAGCCGCCGGTGGTGGATGCCGGCAACGCGTTCAAGGAAACGGGTCCGCAAGAAAGTGGACCGTGGCAGAAGGCCGGCGTGGCCGTGCCCGCCACCGGCAAGTGGTGGGACCTGTTCGGCGACGCGGTGCTGAGCGGGCTTGAGGACCGGATCGAGGCCGGCAACCCCAGCCTGGCGTCCGCCGTGGCCCGCTATACCCAGGCGACGGCCATCGTCACCCGTGACCGCGCCAACCTGCTGCCGACGGTGGACATGGCCGCGCAGGCCGGGCGCAGCCGGGTTTCCGCCCGCCGCCCGCTGAGCACCGGGTCGGCCGAGACCTACAACAACTATATCGTCGGCCCGTCGCTGAGTTATGAGCTGGACCTGTTCGGCGGCGTGCACAACGGCGTGGTGGCCGCCGAGGCCAGCGCCGACGCCGCCCAGTCCGACGTGGCGGCCGTGCGCCTGGGCCTGCAGGCCCAGTTGGCCAGCGTCTATTTCGACCTGCGCGAACTGGACGCCCGCACCACCCTGCTGACCGACACGGTGACGGCCTATCAGCGGGCCTTCGACCTGACCTCCACCCGGCACGACCAGGGCGGAGCGTCGGGCATAGATGTGGCCCGGTCTGAGGCGCAGCTGGCCACGGCGCAAGCCGAGCTGGACGCCGTCGTGGCACTGCGCGCCGGGGATGAGCACGCCATCGCCATCCTGCTGGGCGACGTGCCGGCGCATTTCACCTTGGCGGCCTCCAACGACCGGCTGTCGCCGCCGCAAATCCCGACGGCCGTGCCCTCCACCCTGCTGGAACGGCGGCCCGACGTGGCGGCGGCGGAACGGCGGGTGGCGGCGGCCAACGCCCAGATCGGCGTCGCCCGCGCCGCCCAGTACCCCAACATCACCCTGGGCCTGTCCGGCGGCTATCAGTCGACCTACGGCAACCTGTTCCAGACGGCCAACAATTACTGGTCCCTGGGCCCGCTGTCGGCGACCATGCCGCTGTTCGACGGCGGCGCCACCGAGGCCGGCGTGCGCATCAGCAAGGCGCAGTACGACCAGGCGGTGGCCGATTACCGCCAGACCGTGCTGACCGCCTTCCGCGAGGTGGAGGACGATCTGGCCACGGCGCGGCAGCTGGTGAGCCAGGAACGCAACCAGACCCGGGCCGCCACCGCCGCCGACCACGCCCGCGACCTGGCGCTGACCCGTTACCAGGACGGCGCGTCGGATTACCTGGAGGTGGTGACGGCGCAGACCGCGGCCCTGGATGCGGAACGCGCCCTGCTGGACGTGCGCAGCCAGCGCCTGCGCCTGGCGACCGACACGGTGCGGGCCCTGGGCGGCCTGTACCAGCCGACGGCGGCCGAGGTGCAGGGCGCCGTGCAGTAA